The Diorhabda sublineata isolate icDioSubl1.1 chromosome 6, icDioSubl1.1, whole genome shotgun sequence genome includes a window with the following:
- the LOC130445127 gene encoding uncharacterized protein LOC130445127, producing MLPFFVLVFLPLCNLSFGQDFTPIEDIQVLSELPIQKLLSGKLKLNDRGGYGEGHGGGHYYYQENNVKNTKSSKIQSIFQISITSLAFLAFGGYLLCLLIHAINSKQNYNANNNTQINSNNKNIRRQPRPKRDVIGSIGGYIVYDDMYFSLLNLSEAYTKYHTIDLLGYNKTRDNKY from the exons ATGTTACCGTTTTTTGTTCTCGTATTTTTACCTTTGTGTAATCTGTCGTTTGGCCAAGATTTTACCCCCATAGAAGACATACAAGTACTCAGCGAATTAcctatacaaaaattattatcc ggtaaattaaaattgaatgatCGAGGTGGTTACGGAGAAGGTCATGGAGGAGGTCACTACTATTACCAAGAAAATAACGTGAAAAATACGAAAAGCAGTAAAATTCAAAGTATATTCCAAATATCAATAACGTCTTTAGCTTTTCTAGCTTTCGGGGGATACCTGTTGTGTCTTCTCATTCACGCTATAAActcaaaacaaaattacaacGCAAATAATAACACTCAAAT TAATtcgaacaataaaaatattagaagacAACCAAGACCTAAGAGAGATGTAATTGGTTCTATTGGAGGTTACATAGTTTATGACGAtatgtatttttcattattaaatttatctgAGGCTTATACTAAGTATCATACTATAGATTTACTTGGTTATAATAAAACCAGAGATAATAAATACTAA
- the LOC130445128 gene encoding uncharacterized protein LOC130445128, with protein MPPYNAVILFLLSSHIYVVQMTSEKYNVFDKIQSGFKMASDFLSTDHASRVANLVSNALGGKSSQGNTSGKPHNVFSGFLRLFGFEPKHISAIAVNAIILIAQLISTSLNLPTKVEPKQIEKDAPFEWMLDNSIISNIFPVTQDEKLTENVIDYVKERSLDEETGCLQLLLCKMKPFIKEMQRAIKERGKNLVKGFDVLYNYFPSTDEIDENGELCEEKYYYCSVPL; from the exons ATGCCTCCGTACAATGcagttatattatttttattatcgagTCATATTTATGTAGTGCAAATGACGTCTGAAAAGTATAACGTATTTGATAAAATACAATCAG gtTTCAAAATGGCTAGCGATTTTTTATCGACTGACCACGCTAGTAGAGTAGCTAATTTGGTCAGTAACGCACTTGGAGGGAAATCTTCACAGGGTAATACAAGCGGAAAACCTCATAATGttttttctggatttttaaGACTTTTCGGATTCGAACCAAAACATATCAGTGCTATAGCAGTCAACGCTATAATATTAATTGCGCAATTA ATATCTACGTCCCTCAACTTACCAACGAAAGTTGAAccaaaacaaattgaaaaagatGCACCGTTCGAATGGATGTTGGATAATAGTATTATCTCTAACATATTTCCGGTTACACAAGATGAAAAATTGACTGAAAATGTTATCGATTACGTTAAAGAGAGAAGCCTGGACGAAGAAACCGGTTGTCTACAGCTCTTACTTTGCAAAATGAAGCCTTTCATTAAAGAAATGCAGAGAGCGATTAAAGAAAGAGGAAAAAATTTAGTCAAAGGATTTGATGttctatataattattttcccTCCACTGACGAAATTGACGAAAACGGGGAACTAtgcgaagaaaaatattactattGTAGTGTAcctctttaa